In the genome of Deltaproteobacteria bacterium, the window CCCGCTGTCGTATTGGACGTAGGTGATCGGGCAGACGACGCAGCCGCCGATGGCGCCGATCGCGGCGCTGAGCATGAACGAGAGGGTGACCATGTTTCCCGCGTCGATGCCGCAGAGCCGGGCGGCGTCGCGGTTCGCCGCGCACGCGCGCATCTGCCGGCCCAGCATCGTCAGGTTGAAGAACGCGGTCAGCGCCGCGACCGCAACGGCGCCGATGCCGACCACCCAGAGGACCTGCGACGAGATGTAGACCCCGCCCAGGTTGATGGAGGTCACCGACGAACCGGTGAAATAGGGGAGCGCCTTGACGCTTTCTCCCCAGATATGCAATGCGGTCTCCCGGATCAGGATCGCGATGCCGATGGTGATGATGACCATCCGCAGCACCGAAGGCTTGTGAAGCCAGCGGATGAAAACGATCTCGATGACCGCGCCGACGATCATCGTCACGACGACCGCGAGCAGGATGGCCAGCGGCATGGGGAGGAATTGATTCAGCGTGACGGCGGTCATGCCGCCGAGCATCACGAACTCGCCCTGCGCGAAGTTGATGATCCCGGTCGCGTTGTAGATGATGTTGAACCCGATGGCGACGATCGCGTAGATCGTCCCGTACGTGATTCCCGCGACCAGATATTGAAAAAAGAATTCCAGGTCAGGGTCCTTTCATCAAACGATCGGGAGCACACGCACGACGCGTGTACTCCCGATCGCGCCCCGGGATTTCCGATGGTTCCGGCTTACTGGGTGGAGAACTTCCCTTTCTTCACGGTCAGCATCTCGAAGGCGTCGACGTTGAGGCCGTTGTGGTCCGTCGGGGAGAAGTTGAAGATCCCGGCGGTCCCGACGAAACCCTTGAGGTTCTCGATGGCGGTACGGACCGCCTCCGTGTCCGTGCTCTTCGCCTGATCGATCGCCTTCAAGAGGATGATGTAGGCGTCGTAGGCGTGACCGCCGAAGGTGCTTGCCTGTTCCTTGTACCTCGACTCGTAATCTTTCGTGTACTTGACGAGGAGCGCCTTCTGGGGGTGGTTCTTCGGGAGCACGTCGGCGACCAGGAGCCGGCCGCACGGGAACAGGACCCCTTCCGCCGCCGCGCCGGCGGCCTGGACGTACTGGATGTTCCCGAACCCGTGGCTCTGGAAGATAGGGATCTTGAGGCCGATCTGGCGCGCGTTCTTGATCACGATCGCCTGCGCCGGCTC includes:
- a CDS encoding branched-chain amino acid ABC transporter permease, which encodes MEFFFQYLVAGITYGTIYAIVAIGFNIIYNATGIINFAQGEFVMLGGMTAVTLNQFLPMPLAILLAVVVTMIVGAVIEIVFIRWLHKPSVLRMVIITIGIAILIRETALHIWGESVKALPYFTGSSVTSINLGGVYISSQVLWVVGIGAVAVAALTAFFNLTMLGRQMRACAANRDAARLCGIDAGNMVTLSFMLSAAIGAIGGCVVCPITYVQYDSGTPLAIKGFTVAILGGLGNSTAAVGAGMILGILESFSIWVLPTAYKEAISIAILLAILFVKPSGIFGSAEAARLKEF